The sequence TCAGTACGATTTTATTGAGTTGGATGTTTTATTTAGTTGGCATTTCAATGTCACCTGATTGCTCCGCCCAAGCAGCAAAGCCACCTGCGAGGTTTTTAACGGGTTTTAACCCCATCTCCGCGGCCATCTTGGCAGCGTAAAGAGAACGCAAACCGTGGGCACAATAGAACACGTAGGTTTTGTCTTGGTTGAATACTTTATTGTGTGCGGGGCATTCTGGATCAATCAAGAATTCCAGCATGCCTCTTGGGCAAGTAAAAGCGCCGGGAATAATGCCAAGCTTGTTTCTTTCTTCGGCTTCTCTCACATCGACAAACACGTAGTCATCAAGTGTGTTTTGCTTGTCGTCGCTACCATTGAATAGCGCTTTTGCTTCTTCTACCGACATATCTTCAACGACTTGGTAGGCTTCTTCTTTTAGGGCTTTAATGCCTTTAGTAATGGTTTGTGCCATGGTTTCCTCTCTCATTAAATTGGGTGATGGTGATGGTGATTAAATTAAGTGCATTTTATTAAGTTAGATGACGGTTATTTCGCAACATTGCCCGCCACATTCAGCGCGTCCCATGTTCGTGCAAAAGGAGGCGCGTAGCTGAAATCAAGGTAACCCAATTGTTGAGTCGTCATGCCTGCAGTAATCGCAACGCCTAATGCATTTAGCCGACCTACCGCGCCTTTCTTGCCGACAATTTCTCCACCTAAAAGGCGTTTAGATTCAGGGTCGTAAGCAAGTTTTATCTTGATGTCTTCTTGGCCGGGATAATAATCCGTTTGGTTCTTGTCATTAATGACAGAGGTACTGGTTGGCACTGCATATTGGTTTGCCATCCAATGAGAAATGCCCGTGCTAGCAAGCTCGTAATCAAGTACTTTCAAAGACGATGAACCTAAGAAACCATCGAGGAAGGTCTCTTTGCCTGCTAATCTGTCGGCCATCATTCGAGCCTGTTTATTGGCCGTGGTGGCAAGTGGCAAATACACGGGCTGATCGAGCGCTAAGTGATGAACCGTCGCGCAGTCACCTACGGCGTAAATATTCGCTACGGGTGTCGCCCCAAACTTATCGACTAACAAAGCGCCGTTAGGGAGCTTTGGTAGATCAAACAATTCGGTATTGGGTTTGAAGCCAAGCGCCAGAATTACGATGTCGGCTTGAATCGTGGTGTATTCAGGTTCCGCCGTATGGCTAGTGGCTTCGTTGGTGTAATTGGTCGCGGATTGAGTTTTGCTCACCGTAAGCAGATAACTCGTTTTCTCATTATTTCCTTCGCCGCTGTCTTTTGAAGCAAAACGCTCGATGTGTTCGACTTGGGTATTGGTCAGCAGGCTGGTTCCTGTGTCACGAATGGCATCTTCGACGTCGGAGATCATCTCTGGGCTGAATTGGCGGTTCATGATGTGCGCTTCGCGCTCAATAATGGTGACGTCTTTTCCTAAGTCATGTGCCGCATCGAACATCTCTAATCCAATAAAACCTGCACCAATGATTGCAACGCGAGGTTTATCTACTGCGAGCATGGCTTGTTTCACGGCAACGCCATCTTCCATGCTAGTGAGTGTGTAAACATGTTCGGTGTTATTCGAATCAGCACGTTCATGATTACCCACACGGAAAGAGGTCGCGAAGTCTGGAATTAAAGGGCGCGCACCTGTTGCAATGATTAACTTATCAAATGGAATATCTTGTGATTCGCCTTGCGTGTTGACTGTGATGATTTGCTGAGCAGCGCCCACAGCGACAACCTCAGTATTGATGCGAACATCGAGTCCGGAATCGATGGCTTGTTGCGGCGTGCGAGAGATCATGCGATCTGTATTTGGGAACTTGTCGCCAACAAAGTAGGGCAAGCCACACGCACCAAATGAAAGGTAGCTGCGTTTTTCAATCACGATAACGTCATCTGTAGGTTGGTTTCTTTTGTACTTGGCAGCAAAGCTCATACCTGCGGCACTGCCACCTAAAATTACGATTCTCATAGTGGTACTTCTCTTATAAGGGCGCGGCATTCGCACCCAGTGTTGATTTGGATGAATTTGAATAACTTGAGTGATTTGTTTTAAGCCGGAATCTCGTTGTTGGTTGTATTCGACGGGGATTGTACTTTGTACTGTTCTGTATTTAATGAACCGTTAGTTTTGGCAGTCAGCACGCCAGATAACATCGAACCTGAGATGTTGAGAGCGGTACGCGCCATATCAATCAAGGCTTCAATCGAGACCAGTATCGCGACAATTGTGATGTCTAGTCCCATGATGGTTAGCACGGCAACCGCTGCGAAGGTTGCGCCGCCACCGACGCCTGCAATACCGAATGAAGCAATAGCAATCACGGCGATAAGTTGCAGAACAAAGCTAAGGTCAATTGGGATACCCATTACTTGCGCTGCCATGATGGCGAGCATTGCTGGGTAAATACCGGCACAACCGTTTTGGCCAATACTGGTACCGAATGTCGCCGACATATTGGCTGTTTCTTCATCCACACCAAGGCGTTGAGTTTGTGTTTCTACGTTTAGTGGAATGGCGGCCATGCTTGAGCGAGAACCGAAGCCGAAGACCAATACAGGCCAAGATTTTTTCGCGAATATCTTCGGAGACAAACCAAATAAGCTTACAAGCACAAGGTGAACAACAAACATCACTGCGATTGCTGCGTAGCTTGCGATAACGAATCGCCCCATTTCTGAGAGTGCGAATAAATCGTTGTTCATCATGAATTTGGTCATCAAAGCGAACACTCCATAAGGGGTAAGCTTTAATATTTCTCGCACCATTGATAGCACGACTTCTTTCGCTGCATTGATGAAATCAACAAAACTTTGTACTTTTTCTGGCTTACGCTTTTTCACTTGTAGGATGCTAAAACCAAGGAACATACCGAATAGAACCGTCGACAGTGTTGAAGTTCTTTCTGCACCCGTAAGCATTTCAAAAATATTGGCTGGGATGATAGACAACACCAAGCTAGTAAAGGTGTTGTTAGACATCAGTTCTTGAGTCGAAAGCAAGCTGTCACTGCGCGCTTCAATGGCGGTGTTAGTCCCCATTGCAGAAACCAAGCTGTTCGCGTCGATATTGAATACGTAGATACTCGCAATACCGATGATCGCCGAGATAGCCACTGTGAAAATCAACACACCGATGACTTTCGGTGCGATTTTCGAGAGGGCGCTGGTGCCTTCTACGTTCATGATGGAAGCTGTCATCGCAACAAACACCAGTGGAATCACTATCATCTGCAGTAGCTTGACGTAGCCATTTCCGAACAGAGAAATTAACTCAGAGAACTGTAGGCCAACCGCGCTGTTTGTTCCGAGTGCTATTTGGATAATGCCACCAAAAAGAAGGCCGCCAGCCAGTGCGCTAAGCACACGGAAGTTGAAGCTTTTCTTCTGCTTTTTAAAGCGAGATAACACGACGTAAAAGCCGAGAAAAATTGCACCCAGTGCCAGTAAGGTAAAGCTCATTTTAAGCTCCTAAATCTACATCTAATAAAGTCACTGGAGCGAGGCGAGAAACGTGTGTGAGGTGGTGTTTTACCAAAGGAGCACACAGTTTGAAGCGTTGTCCAGTGAAGGAATATCTGTAAGACGAAGCTTGATAAAAAAAGACGGTAAAAAATCTCAATTAATTTTCAAATAAGAAAACGGTGCTATGACGAATCCGCCATAGCACCGTTGTTTGTTCTGATCTTTAGGTTGTTTGTTCTAATTTTTAGGCTTTTGATTAAAGGCTGTTTTTATACACTTTGCCGTCTTTCATGATCAGCTTTTGTGTCTCTGTGTTGGCCACACATGCCACGCCTTCCAGTGGGTTACCGTCGATAATCAATAGGTCGGCATACGCACCTTCAACAATCTGACCTAGCTTGCCTTCTTGGTAAGGGTGTTGGTAAGTCGACATTTCGAACAAGCGTCCGCAGTTTGATGTCGCCATGCGAAGCGCCGTGATGGTATCGAACACTTGCTCAATCGCACCAAGCTCATTCAGTTGAGTGGCATGGACGTAGGTTTCGCCAACACAGTCGGTACCAAAGGCGATGTTTTGGATGTCGTATTTCTTAATCAGTTCTGCCGACTTAAACATGGCTTTCCCCACACGCTCTGTCTTGCGGTATGTCTCTTCGTTCGGCAGCGGAATTTTGCGCTCAACAATCAGTGAAGAGGTAAAGTAAGACGGAATCACCCAAATGCCTTTCTCTTTGATGATCTCGGCAATGTCGTCATCCATGATGGTCGCGTGTTCGAAAGACATCACGCCTGCTTCTGCTGCTCGGCGCATTGCATCTGAAGTGTGGATGTGCGCGGCAACATAAGTACCGTAATCAGAAGCGGCCTCAACGGCGGCTTTCATCTCGTCTGATGTGAATTGGAGTGTGTCTAGCGGATCAAAGGTTGAAGATGCACCACCGCCTGCCATGATCTTGATTTGTGAAGCGCCCATAAACAGTTGCTCACGTACTGCTTTCAATACTTCTGAGCGTCCATCTGCCACTTTCATTGCGCCTTGCTTCATCATTGGCGAGTCTTCGTGTCCGTTAGCCAAACGTTCTTGCGCTTGGTTTTGACGGTAATCGGAGTGACCACAGGTTTGAGATATCGCTGCCATTGAAGGGAGAATACGTGGGCCAGTTGCGTAGCCATTATCGATACTTTTCTTAAGGCCAAGCGTGTTACCCGCCACATCACGAATGGTGGTAAAGCCGCGCATCAGCATCTCTTCTGAAATCTTCGCCGAGCGAATCGCCACTTCTTCACGAGTCATGGTGTCAATGACATTAAAAGGTGCAGATAGCGTGATATGAACGTGCGCATCAATCAGGCCAGGCATTACCGTGCCACCTTGAGCATCAATGATTTCATCCGCTAACGTTGCATCAACCTCGCCAATTTGAGTAATCAAGTTGTCTTCAATAAGAAGTGATACGTTCTCGATTAGGTTGTTATCAACACCGTTAAATACGTTCGCGTTAGTGATTAGCTTTTTCATAGTCTGCACCTTTTGGAAATGAGTGTGTGTCGCTGATGGGGTCATCATATGGGGCCCAGCATTTGAAGAATGGCCATTTGGTGACAAACAATGACGAGACTTATCTTTTGGTGCTTTTCTATATTTTTAAAAATTGCTTTATAGAGGAAAGCTAATTATTGGCGTGAGAAATGATCAATCGATAAAAACTAACAATTTTGAATGGAATGGTTGTGGTGTCATCAAATGGTAAGTTTTGCTCCGATTCGAACGCTAAGATGTATTTCAAATCGAGACTACTTATCCAATTAGAGAGAAACAGAATGACTAAATCAGACAAAGTTTACGGATTCAATACACCACAACGTCTATTCGTAGGTTACACGTTAGCTGTGTTGGTGGACTTAGTGGTCCTTAACTTCTTTGATGAGTACTGGGATTTCGTAAATATTGAGTCTTTTACTATCTCTCTGATTGCCGCGGTTCTACTGCAATTACTGTTGAAGCTGTCTATTGGTTTAGAACATAAAATTGCTGAGCACTTTAAGAGCAAACCGGGTACAGCACCTAAAGTCTACCGAGCAATCACGACTTACATCATCTTGGTGGGTTCAAAGTTCGTGATGCTAGAAGCGATTAACTTACTGTTTGGCGAGAAAGTGAGCTTTACTGGCCCTTGGAATGGTGTGGTGGCGTTCTTCGCCGTGGTATTTACGATTCTGATTGCTGAAGTGATTGTATCGAAGATCTACTTTGCACTTGATGATAAACAAGAATCAAACTTGAAAGAAAAGACAGCTTAAGTATAAGTAGAATTGAACATAGGGGAGTTCGGAATGAACCCTCAATTGAAAAGGGTTGGCAGTGTTGCCAACCCTTTTTTAGTTTTGTATTAACCGCCAATCAAAGTACACAATATCACGCAAAGAGCTCTGCCGAATCTATCTTCAGATTAGCAAAAACCATAACAACGCCATGATTCCTTTTCGTTTTACTTAGGACGCTATGGTGTACAGGTACTTTACCGAGAACTGGCGAAATAGAGTGCTATCTCATTGAAATCCATAAACTGTCGTTAGTGTCGATATTTCTTTACTCAAAACTAAGTATGCATTTTGTGTCATATGTGTTTTTTACACATATGTTTGTGAAGGGAACACCACAAACCGATAAAGGAAATCCAATGAAAGTAATCTTATCTAACCTTGGGCTTGCGATAATATGGTTCTTTTCTTCGCTCGTTAATGCACAACTAAACCTTTCCGTTCAGCCGTATCCTCCCGTTCAGCCACATATTCCTGTTATTGCCGATGAAGTGAAACATCAGTTGTCGAACCAAGAGTTGGTTGAGACATCGGGTGGTACACACACACTGCAACTTGAACATGCTGGTGCGTCATTCATTAAGCTTCACTTCAAGTCTCTTAATGTACCGAAAGGCAGCGTGTTACGTCTTAAGTCAAATACCAGTAGTGAGGTTGTGGAGTACCGTGACAGCCAAATAGACTGGTTTGCTCAATCGATTTCCAATGATTCTGTCGTCATTGAATCAATCTCCAATTCAAACGGGCAGCATATTCAGTTTGAAGTTGATTACTATATGGCGGGGAAAAGTGCAGACGAAGAGGCCTTAGCGACGCTATCTACTTGTGGTGTGAATGAACGCAAAGATGTTGCTTGCTGGGAAGACTCTCACGCAGAAAAAGTGGCTTGGGCAACGCCCGTTGCAAGGCTGCTCATTAATGGTCGCAGCTTGTGTACCGCGTGGCGTGTAGGGCCAGACAACCATATGTTCACTAATAACCATTGTGTCGCATCAGAGTCTGAGTTGAGAAATACCGAGGTATGGTTTAACTATCAGCGTCGTACATGTGATGGTTCTATGGCGACAACGGTTAAAGTGATGGGGAATAAAATACTCAGCACCGATTATGACCTGGATTACACGCTGTTTACCGTCGATGATTTTTCAAAGATAGCGTCGTTTGGTTATCTAGGGTTAGACGCTCAAGAGCCGATGTTCGGTGATGGGATTTATATTCCTCAACACGGAGCGGGTAATCCGAAAGAGCTTGCCATTGAGAGCGATCAAAATGGTTCAGGGTTGTGTCAGATCGATGTGGCTTCAGCGAATGGCCGAGGGTCAAATACGGATACTGGTTATTTCTGTGACACGATTGGAGGTTCGTCTGGGTCACCTGTTCTGCGAACCGATAACAACAAAGCCATTGCTTTGCATCATTTCGGAGGCTGCGAAAATCAAGGCGTGAAAATCAGTAAAATTTGGCCATTAGTGGCTTCGCATTTCAATGACGCGCTACCTAATGGCTCGGTTGGTGAGCCGAAGAATGAGATCCCAGAAGTGACTTTAGACAATTTAGTGTCTGATATCGCACTGACTTCAGGCGACCAAAAACTGTTTGTACTTAAGGCGGCGAATCGTACTGCTGGTGTTACCGTTACGATTAAGTCTGGTGTTGGGGATGCCGACCTATACATTCGTTCAGGACTGCAGCCAACCAAAAGTGACTACGACTGTCGCCCGTATCGTTCCGGTAACTTCGAGTCTTGCGATGCACTTAAGGTTGATGAAGACCTTTACATTATGATTAACGCGTTCCGCAGT is a genomic window of Vibrio sp. FE10 containing:
- a CDS encoding rhodanese-like domain-containing protein produces the protein MAQTITKGIKALKEEAYQVVEDMSVEEAKALFNGSDDKQNTLDDYVFVDVREAEERNKLGIIPGAFTCPRGMLEFLIDPECPAHNKVFNQDKTYVFYCAHGLRSLYAAKMAAEMGLKPVKNLAGGFAAWAEQSGDIEMPTK
- a CDS encoding FAD-dependent oxidoreductase, which produces MRIVILGGSAAGMSFAAKYKRNQPTDDVIVIEKRSYLSFGACGLPYFVGDKFPNTDRMISRTPQQAIDSGLDVRINTEVVAVGAAQQIITVNTQGESQDIPFDKLIIATGARPLIPDFATSFRVGNHERADSNNTEHVYTLTSMEDGVAVKQAMLAVDKPRVAIIGAGFIGLEMFDAAHDLGKDVTIIEREAHIMNRQFSPEMISDVEDAIRDTGTSLLTNTQVEHIERFASKDSGEGNNEKTSYLLTVSKTQSATNYTNEATSHTAEPEYTTIQADIVILALGFKPNTELFDLPKLPNGALLVDKFGATPVANIYAVGDCATVHHLALDQPVYLPLATTANKQARMMADRLAGKETFLDGFLGSSSLKVLDYELASTGISHWMANQYAVPTSTSVINDKNQTDYYPGQEDIKIKLAYDPESKRLLGGEIVGKKGAVGRLNALGVAITAGMTTQQLGYLDFSYAPPFARTWDALNVAGNVAK
- a CDS encoding cation:dicarboxylate symporter family transporter, whose product is MSFTLLALGAIFLGFYVVLSRFKKQKKSFNFRVLSALAGGLLFGGIIQIALGTNSAVGLQFSELISLFGNGYVKLLQMIVIPLVFVAMTASIMNVEGTSALSKIAPKVIGVLIFTVAISAIIGIASIYVFNIDANSLVSAMGTNTAIEARSDSLLSTQELMSNNTFTSLVLSIIPANIFEMLTGAERTSTLSTVLFGMFLGFSILQVKKRKPEKVQSFVDFINAAKEVVLSMVREILKLTPYGVFALMTKFMMNNDLFALSEMGRFVIASYAAIAVMFVVHLVLVSLFGLSPKIFAKKSWPVLVFGFGSRSSMAAIPLNVETQTQRLGVDEETANMSATFGTSIGQNGCAGIYPAMLAIMAAQVMGIPIDLSFVLQLIAVIAIASFGIAGVGGGATFAAVAVLTIMGLDITIVAILVSIEALIDMARTALNISGSMLSGVLTAKTNGSLNTEQYKVQSPSNTTNNEIPA
- a CDS encoding metal-dependent hydrolase family protein encodes the protein MKKLITNANVFNGVDNNLIENVSLLIEDNLITQIGEVDATLADEIIDAQGGTVMPGLIDAHVHITLSAPFNVIDTMTREEVAIRSAKISEEMLMRGFTTIRDVAGNTLGLKKSIDNGYATGPRILPSMAAISQTCGHSDYRQNQAQERLANGHEDSPMMKQGAMKVADGRSEVLKAVREQLFMGASQIKIMAGGGASSTFDPLDTLQFTSDEMKAAVEAASDYGTYVAAHIHTSDAMRRAAEAGVMSFEHATIMDDDIAEIIKEKGIWVIPSYFTSSLIVERKIPLPNEETYRKTERVGKAMFKSAELIKKYDIQNIAFGTDCVGETYVHATQLNELGAIEQVFDTITALRMATSNCGRLFEMSTYQHPYQEGKLGQIVEGAYADLLIIDGNPLEGVACVANTETQKLIMKDGKVYKNSL
- a CDS encoding serine protease, translated to MKVILSNLGLAIIWFFSSLVNAQLNLSVQPYPPVQPHIPVIADEVKHQLSNQELVETSGGTHTLQLEHAGASFIKLHFKSLNVPKGSVLRLKSNTSSEVVEYRDSQIDWFAQSISNDSVVIESISNSNGQHIQFEVDYYMAGKSADEEALATLSTCGVNERKDVACWEDSHAEKVAWATPVARLLINGRSLCTAWRVGPDNHMFTNNHCVASESELRNTEVWFNYQRRTCDGSMATTVKVMGNKILSTDYDLDYTLFTVDDFSKIASFGYLGLDAQEPMFGDGIYIPQHGAGNPKELAIESDQNGSGLCQIDVASANGRGSNTDTGYFCDTIGGSSGSPVLRTDNNKAIALHHFGGCENQGVKISKIWPLVASHFNDALPNGSVGEPKNEIPEVTLDNLVSDIALTSGDQKLFVLKAANRTAGVTVTIKSGVGDADLYIRSGLQPTKSDYDCRPYRSGNFESCDALKVDEDLYIMINAFRSFSGVSLSVSQSQ